One window from the genome of Candidatus Binataceae bacterium encodes:
- the cysC gene encoding adenylyl-sulfate kinase codes for MDQGFTLWFTGLSGSGKSTLANLVANELRERGHRVEILDGDEVRQNLSKGLGFSKEDRDTNIRRIGWVCHLLARNGVIAISAAISPYRSVRDEVRRQHERFFEVFVKCPLDVLVERDVKGLYKKAIAGEIKGFTGVSDPYEEPLKPELVVDSSVESIDDSLAKLLGRLEELGHVRAGAGR; via the coding sequence ATGGATCAGGGCTTTACTTTGTGGTTTACCGGCCTGTCCGGGTCGGGAAAATCCACCCTTGCCAATCTCGTTGCCAATGAACTCCGTGAGCGCGGCCATCGCGTGGAAATCCTCGACGGCGACGAGGTCCGCCAGAACCTCTCCAAGGGCCTCGGCTTTTCCAAGGAAGACCGCGACACCAACATCCGGCGCATCGGCTGGGTCTGCCATCTGCTGGCGCGCAACGGTGTGATCGCGATTTCAGCCGCGATTTCCCCTTACCGCTCCGTGCGCGACGAGGTACGCCGCCAGCACGAACGCTTCTTCGAGGTCTTCGTGAAGTGCCCACTGGACGTGCTGGTCGAGCGCGACGTGAAGGGCCTCTACAAGAAGGCGATAGCCGGCGAGATCAAAGGCTTTACTGGCGTGTCGGATCCATACGAGGAGCCGCTCAAACCCGAGCTCGTGGTCGATAGCAGCGTCGAGTCGATCGACGACAGTCTGGCCAAGCTGCTCGGCCGTCTCGAAGAGCTCGGCCATGTCCGCGCTGGAGCAGGCCGATGA
- the sat gene encoding sulfate adenylyltransferase, with protein sequence MSVRDDAITAHGGGELVDLVAPESERAALRAHAAKLPTVTLNARDLADLEMLSTGAFSPLTGFMGAADYTRSRDEMRLASGIPWSIPITLGVDEAKASSLKVGTDVALVSASGKPLAILKLAEIYKVDRVKEAEKIFGVSEDAHPGAKNVTSMPPYCLAGRVTVIDEIPGRTFLEFPREPRQTRAKFRELGWRKIVAFQTRNPTHRAHEYIQKAALEICDGLMIHPLVGETKGDDVPATVRMETYEILLEYYYPKNRAMLGVFPAHMRYGGPREAILHAIARRNYGCTHFIVGRDHAGVGNYYGTYDAQKIFDNFKPEELGITPLMFENTFWCRKCLSMASYKTCPHADEDRLLLSGTKVREMLRAGQAPPPEFTRPELAAILVGAMKEKK encoded by the coding sequence ATGAGCGTGCGCGATGACGCTATTACTGCCCACGGCGGCGGCGAGCTGGTTGACCTGGTCGCACCCGAGTCCGAGCGCGCTGCGCTGCGGGCCCATGCCGCGAAGCTCCCGACCGTAACGCTCAACGCGCGCGATCTTGCCGATCTCGAGATGCTCTCGACGGGCGCGTTTTCTCCGCTCACCGGTTTCATGGGCGCAGCTGACTATACCCGCTCGCGCGACGAGATGCGGCTGGCGTCCGGTATTCCGTGGTCGATTCCGATCACGCTTGGCGTCGACGAGGCCAAGGCCTCGTCGCTGAAAGTCGGCACCGACGTTGCCCTCGTATCGGCAAGCGGAAAGCCGCTCGCGATTCTCAAGCTTGCTGAAATTTACAAAGTCGATCGGGTCAAGGAAGCCGAGAAAATTTTCGGCGTGAGCGAGGATGCGCATCCGGGGGCGAAGAACGTCACCTCGATGCCGCCATACTGTCTGGCGGGGCGCGTCACGGTGATCGACGAGATTCCGGGCCGCACCTTCCTAGAGTTCCCGCGCGAGCCGCGCCAGACGCGCGCCAAGTTCCGCGAGCTCGGATGGCGCAAGATCGTTGCGTTCCAGACGCGCAACCCCACCCATCGCGCACACGAGTATATCCAGAAGGCCGCGCTCGAAATCTGCGACGGTCTGATGATCCATCCACTCGTCGGCGAGACCAAGGGCGACGATGTTCCGGCCACGGTTCGGATGGAGACCTACGAGATCCTGCTCGAGTATTACTATCCGAAGAATCGAGCGATGCTCGGCGTATTCCCGGCGCATATGCGCTACGGCGGCCCGCGCGAGGCGATCCTGCACGCGATCGCGCGCCGCAACTACGGCTGCACGCATTTTATCGTGGGCCGCGATCATGCGGGCGTCGGCAACTACTACGGCACTTACGACGCGCAGAAAATCTTCGACAACTTCAAGCCCGAAGAGCTCGGCATCACGCCGCTGATGTTCGAGAACACATTCTGGTGCCGCAAGTGCCTCTCGATGGCGTCATACAAGACCTGCCCGCATGCCGACGAAGATCGTTTGCTGCTGTCGGGCACCAAGGTGCGCGAGATGCTGCGCGCGGGACAGGCGCCGCCGCCCGAATTCACCCGGCCCGAGCTTGCCGCGATCCTGGTCGGTGCGATGAAAGAAAAGAAGTAG
- a CDS encoding protease pro-enzyme activation domain-containing protein, with product MSKNSKSIRCRGFGGALFCLLTLLIATTASAQTARISGTIPTAISALHSIGHANANQAMDLEIRFVPRNQAALKGLLADLQNPASPRYHKWLTPQEFQQQFGPDPDDLAAARNWLTSQGFQITDDGALEPRIKFRGNVGAIEQAFNTQIQLFGDGSKFANVVEPQVPKALADAGMTILGLNNVATLVPMMRRGESANSTTALQSSSSPTAEVSGGSLGDHFAPSDFYTFYDENPLLQSGIEGDGAKNDCVGIFAASNTYTGVVNSFDTKFGLPAVALTLSYITTNPGTSSDYELELLLDIEWSHATAPGVPTIAYVGNFNSGSAATMFADVIAKAVSDNKCGSIDISYGLCGQSSTYYTQTLDGLYAQGAAQGQSIFVSAGDSGVDNCDLHHANINEVAGSTNVVAVGGTEFSPKYDGGGNDIGSTIEEAWNEDAILNEIAATGGGPSAYFPKPPWQTSVNTGSKRTIPDVAMMAGVTLPGVFVMEDSNGNGTAALTYVGGTSIGAPVWAGITQLLIQRLGERLGNLNPTIYVAAAASEVAAGFRDVTTGNDTGNNVTGFSAGVGYDETTGWGSVDIANFVMSYPGGPSSSATPTRTPTPTATATPTRTATPTATGTSTPTPTATPAATLSASPTTLSFGSIRHETRKSATVSIQNTAPVGGQAITISKMTVATTAPFVLASTTCGTQLAASKSCSITVSFRPIIARSYTDTLTIQSNAKNSSLVVDISGRSI from the coding sequence TTGAGCAAAAATTCAAAAAGCATCCGGTGTCGCGGATTTGGCGGCGCGCTCTTTTGTCTTCTCACCCTGCTAATCGCAACAACCGCATCGGCTCAAACAGCGCGGATCTCGGGTACGATTCCGACCGCGATTTCGGCGCTCCATTCCATTGGCCACGCGAATGCCAACCAGGCGATGGATTTGGAAATCCGCTTCGTGCCCCGCAACCAGGCGGCGCTCAAGGGGCTCCTCGCGGACCTGCAGAATCCGGCCTCACCGCGCTACCACAAATGGCTGACGCCGCAGGAGTTCCAGCAACAGTTCGGTCCGGATCCTGACGACCTGGCGGCGGCGCGTAATTGGCTGACATCGCAAGGATTTCAAATCACAGACGATGGCGCGCTGGAGCCGCGAATCAAATTTCGCGGCAATGTCGGTGCGATCGAGCAGGCATTCAATACGCAAATCCAACTCTTCGGCGATGGCAGCAAGTTCGCCAACGTCGTCGAGCCGCAAGTGCCAAAGGCGCTTGCGGATGCGGGGATGACGATACTCGGACTGAACAACGTCGCGACGCTGGTCCCGATGATGCGGCGCGGCGAGTCCGCAAATTCCACGACAGCGCTGCAGTCTTCGTCCAGTCCCACCGCTGAAGTTTCTGGCGGCTCACTCGGCGATCACTTCGCGCCGTCGGACTTCTACACGTTCTATGACGAGAACCCGCTGCTGCAATCGGGCATCGAGGGCGACGGCGCCAAAAACGATTGCGTCGGCATATTCGCGGCCTCGAACACATACACCGGCGTCGTCAACTCGTTCGATACCAAGTTCGGCCTGCCGGCCGTGGCGCTGACCCTAAGCTATATAACGACGAACCCGGGCACGTCGTCAGACTATGAGCTCGAGCTGCTGCTCGATATCGAATGGTCGCACGCAACCGCGCCGGGCGTACCGACCATCGCGTATGTTGGCAATTTCAATTCGGGCTCGGCAGCCACGATGTTCGCCGACGTGATCGCCAAGGCCGTCAGCGACAACAAGTGCGGCTCGATCGATATCAGCTACGGCCTGTGCGGGCAGTCATCGACGTATTACACGCAGACCCTCGACGGACTCTACGCGCAGGGCGCGGCACAGGGTCAATCGATCTTCGTATCGGCGGGTGACAGCGGCGTCGATAACTGCGATCTGCATCATGCGAATATCAACGAAGTCGCTGGAAGCACCAACGTAGTCGCGGTTGGCGGCACGGAGTTCTCGCCTAAGTACGACGGCGGCGGCAACGACATCGGTTCGACGATCGAAGAAGCCTGGAACGAGGACGCGATTCTGAACGAAATCGCCGCGACGGGCGGCGGTCCCAGCGCGTACTTTCCAAAGCCCCCATGGCAAACGAGCGTCAATACCGGCAGCAAGCGAACGATCCCGGACGTTGCAATGATGGCCGGCGTGACCTTGCCCGGCGTCTTCGTTATGGAAGATTCGAATGGCAACGGCACTGCGGCGCTGACTTACGTTGGCGGCACCAGCATCGGCGCGCCGGTATGGGCAGGTATCACACAGCTCTTGATCCAGCGGCTTGGCGAGCGACTCGGCAATCTCAATCCGACGATCTACGTCGCCGCGGCCGCGTCCGAGGTAGCCGCGGGTTTCCGCGACGTGACCACCGGCAATGATACCGGTAACAATGTGACGGGATTCTCAGCTGGAGTGGGATACGACGAGACCACGGGCTGGGGCAGCGTCGATATCGCTAACTTCGTGATGTCGTATCCGGGCGGACCGTCATCGAGCGCAACGCCGACAAGGACGCCTACTCCGACCGCCACAGCGACGCCAACGCGAACGGCCACGCCGACCGCAACCGGAACAAGCACTCCCACGCCTACGGCAACGCCCGCCGCTACACTGTCCGCCAGCCCAACGACGCTCAGCTTCGGCTCGATCCGGCACGAGACTCGCAAATCCGCCACCGTGTCGATTCAGAATACGGCGCCGGTGGGAGGCCAGGCGATAACAATCTCGAAAATGACCGTCGCGACTACCGCACCGTTTGTTCTGGCCAGCACGACGTGCGGCACGCAACTCGCCGCCTCGAAGAGTTGCTCGATCACGGTCTCCTTCCGACCGATCATCGCCCGTTCCTATACGGATACCCTGACGATTCAGAGCAACGCTAAGAACAGCAGCTTGGTCGTCGACATTAGCGGAAGAAGCATCTGA
- a CDS encoding VOC family protein: MLKRVDRVQIAVADLEAAERVAADLFGAELIRRDDLKLLGAKRSTLQAGSSLIEMLEPDGAGRIADFVAKFSGGLYGAGFSVEDLDAAADHFQKMGAGFKREGGQIFLDRNATMGLNAVISQHHERAPVGAIKWIYEVTNPVSDWRAAADRYTRLFALDASKFSPIESKEFGYTGTLTLFNPPARLDRIEIAQITSDELAMGRFHQRRGDSLYMFFIETDDVGAIETRLKERGLRFASHRRDDAGLAEMFIHPTAFLGVLIGVSRTEHAWTWSGDPERARRAAEKLAAAR; encoded by the coding sequence ATGCTGAAAAGAGTGGATCGCGTGCAGATCGCGGTTGCCGATCTCGAAGCGGCCGAGCGTGTCGCGGCGGATTTGTTCGGCGCCGAGCTCATTCGGCGCGATGATTTGAAGCTGCTCGGGGCGAAGCGCTCGACGCTGCAGGCCGGGTCGAGCCTGATCGAGATGCTCGAGCCGGACGGCGCCGGACGAATCGCCGACTTCGTCGCGAAATTCTCGGGCGGTCTCTACGGCGCAGGATTCTCGGTCGAAGACCTCGACGCAGCCGCGGATCACTTCCAAAAAATGGGAGCAGGTTTCAAACGCGAGGGCGGTCAGATCTTTCTCGATCGCAATGCGACGATGGGGCTCAACGCCGTCATCAGTCAACATCATGAGCGAGCGCCTGTCGGCGCTATCAAGTGGATATACGAGGTTACTAATCCCGTGTCCGATTGGCGCGCAGCGGCCGACCGGTACACGAGGCTCTTTGCGCTCGACGCGTCGAAGTTCTCGCCGATCGAAAGCAAAGAGTTCGGATATACCGGCACGCTGACGCTCTTCAATCCTCCGGCGCGGCTCGACCGTATCGAAATCGCGCAGATCACCAGCGATGAACTCGCGATGGGCCGGTTCCATCAGCGGCGCGGCGATTCTCTCTACATGTTCTTTATTGAGACAGATGACGTTGGTGCGATCGAGACACGGCTCAAGGAGCGCGGACTGCGATTCGCGTCGCATCGGCGCGACGACGCGGGTCTCGCCGAGATGTTTATCCATCCCACGGCATTCCTTGGCGTTCTAATCGGCGTCAGCCGGACCGAGCACGCCTGGACCTGGTCTGGCGATCCGGAGCGCGCGCGCCGCGCGGCAGAAAAGCTCGCTGCGGCCCGATAG
- a CDS encoding cation:proton antiporter — MADEQPIARPHGGLNRTLREAFLYIVLITGAVGVYLAIHSYGENISMPTRAAVQLGPVGGPAGGHDADVMLHVLIALAVVIAVARMGGMLFRLLRQPAVVGEIVAGIALGPSLLGRVWPEASVYILPPMVAPFLDVLAQLGIILYMFLVGLELDPKMVARHGRAAVTISHASIVTPFLLGAALALVLYPDVGASGIPFTGFSLFMGVSMSVTAFPVLSRILADLGLNKTELGITALTCAAVDDVTAWCLLAVVVGVVEANGSHSLITIATSLAYIVLMVMLVRPTITRFTAWQEGAAGRLTQGIIAIVFILLMMSALTTELIGIHAMFGAFALGAIIPSDSKLAREMTDRLEDVLVVLLLPTFFALTGLRTRIGLVSGQEAWLLTGLTILVASVGKFGGSFVAARFNGIGWRDATALGVLMNTRGMAELIVLNIGLQLRVINPRVFAMLVVMSLVTTLATSPIIFLLRGSFEAPPESQSGSPRSLREHLNLRRGSLGNPA; from the coding sequence TCAATCGAACGCTGCGCGAGGCCTTCCTGTATATCGTGCTGATCACGGGCGCCGTCGGCGTCTATCTCGCGATTCATTCGTACGGCGAGAATATATCGATGCCGACGCGAGCCGCCGTGCAGCTCGGCCCGGTCGGCGGCCCTGCCGGCGGACATGATGCGGATGTGATGCTTCACGTCCTGATTGCGCTCGCTGTGGTGATCGCGGTCGCTCGTATGGGAGGGATGCTGTTTCGGCTGCTGCGCCAGCCGGCGGTGGTGGGCGAGATCGTGGCGGGAATTGCGCTCGGTCCCTCTTTGCTCGGACGCGTATGGCCGGAAGCTTCGGTATATATCCTGCCGCCGATGGTAGCGCCGTTTCTCGATGTGCTCGCGCAGCTTGGCATCATCCTTTACATGTTCCTGGTCGGATTGGAGCTCGATCCGAAGATGGTCGCGCGGCACGGACGCGCCGCCGTTACGATCTCGCATGCGAGTATCGTCACGCCGTTCCTGCTCGGCGCGGCGCTCGCGCTGGTGCTCTATCCGGATGTGGGTGCTTCGGGAATCCCGTTCACAGGTTTTTCGCTCTTCATGGGCGTCTCGATGTCGGTGACGGCGTTCCCGGTCCTCTCGCGAATCCTTGCCGATCTCGGCCTCAATAAGACCGAGCTCGGTATCACCGCGCTCACCTGTGCGGCGGTTGACGACGTGACTGCATGGTGTCTGCTCGCAGTGGTGGTCGGCGTGGTCGAGGCCAACGGCAGTCACAGCCTGATCACGATCGCAACTTCGCTCGCGTACATCGTTCTAATGGTCATGCTGGTGCGGCCGACAATCACGCGCTTTACGGCATGGCAGGAAGGCGCGGCTGGCCGGCTCACCCAGGGCATCATTGCGATCGTCTTCATTCTGCTGATGATGTCCGCGCTGACCACTGAGCTTATCGGAATCCACGCGATGTTTGGGGCCTTCGCGCTGGGTGCAATTATTCCGAGCGACAGCAAGCTCGCGCGTGAAATGACCGACCGGCTCGAAGATGTTCTAGTCGTGCTTCTCCTGCCGACCTTCTTCGCGCTCACCGGATTACGCACGCGGATCGGTCTCGTGAGCGGCCAGGAAGCATGGCTGCTGACGGGGCTTACGATCCTGGTGGCGTCGGTCGGAAAATTCGGCGGCAGTTTCGTCGCGGCGCGCTTCAACGGCATCGGATGGCGCGATGCGACGGCGCTCGGCGTCTTGATGAACACGCGCGGGATGGCGGAACTGATCGTGCTCAATATTGGGCTCCAGCTTCGAGTGATCAATCCGCGCGTATTTGCGATGCTGGTGGTCATGTCGCTGGTGACGACACTCGCGACGTCGCCGATTATTTTCCTGCTCAGGGGCAGCTTTGAGGCGCCGCCCGAGTCTCAGAGCGGTTCGCCGCGCTCGCTGCGCGAGCATCTGAATCTGCGGCGAGGGTCGCTCGGCAATCCTGCGTAA